The Streptomyces sp. NBC_00483 genome contains the following window.
GAACCGGGAGCGCTGACCGAGGAGTTGGGGCGGAACTGGAAGATCATGCGCAGTTCCCTCAAGCCGTACGCCTCGTGCCGGGGCACCCATTCATCGGTCGACGCCCTGCTCGCCATCATGGCCGACGGGAACCTGGCCGCGGACGACATCGCCACCGTCCACGTGAGCCTGAGCCCGTTCCTGCACGGCATGTGCGGTGGGCGCGAGATCGCGACGACGGCAGCGGCGCAGCTCAGCCTCCCCTGTGCGCTGGCCGCCGTCATCGCCCATGGTCATGCGGGACTTGAGGCCTACGTCGGCGACACCGTCGACCGGGCTTCATTGCTCGCCGCCATGGAGCGCGTCGAGCTCGAGGTGGACGAAGCGATGCGGGCGGAGGAGGAGCCGGTCGTCACCGTGACCAGCACCGACGGGCGACGCTGGTCGCTCCGGGTCGACGAACCCAGTGGCTCACCGGGGAACCCGCTCTCCGAAGCGGCCGTCCGGGAGAAGTTCCGTGGGCTCGCCGGCCGAGTGCTCCCTGCGGCTCGGGTCCGGGCGCTGGAGGAGGTCGTGCTCGGCCTGGCGGCGGAAGGGGATGCGCGGGCGCTGGGGGCGAACCTCGCTCCGTAGCGATCCCGCCGAACAATTCTGCGCACTCGCTGGCGCGCTGCGAAGAAGCGTGCTCAACTATGCGCACGTTCTTGCAAGTTGGTGAGCGAGTCTGCGCAGCCCGGGTGATCGCCGGGGGCCGGCGGCGCTCATGGTGGCACTTCAAGGAGGCCGGGTGAGCAGCCGCCGTGTTCTGCGGGAGACCCGCACCATCGACCCCGCGTCGATCACGGAGCAGTATCTGGACCGTGTCCTCGCCCTCCCGGAGGGCGCCGGCACGCTCCGCGTCGAGTTGGACTTCGAGAAGGTCACCGACTGCTTCCAGCTCTACGCGGCCGCCCTCGACCCCGACGGGTTCCTGCGCGGCCACGTGCAGTGCCCCGGTGATCCCGGGCCCCGCCGACTGGCCTTCGAGGTGCGGGAGGAGCGCGCCGACCTCGGGTGCCATGCAGGGCCGCTGCCCGCCGGGGAGTGGACCATCCGCATCGATCTCGACCGGTTCACGCAGGGCGGGAGCTACGAGCTGCGGGTGTATGTGGACGATGCGGATGCCGGCGCCGTCACCCCTGTAAGGCGTACGCGAGGTGAGCGGGCGGCACCGGCATCGGCTCCGCAGGCGCCCGCCACTTGGCTGCGCGGCGAGCTCCACTCGCACTCCCTGCACAGCGACGGCTCCGCCGACCCCCACGCCCTGCTGGACGCCGCCCGCGCCGCCGGGCTCGACTTCCTCGCCGTCAGCGACCACTTCACGTCCAGTCACTGGGCGGAACTCGCGCGTCTGGAGGAGCAGGGGGCCGCCGACGGGCTCGTACTCCTGCGGTCCATCGAGCTGACCTCGCACTTCGGCCACGCCAATCTGCACGGCCTGTCCCGGTGGCCCGGCACCTACGTCGACGCCGAGGGCTGGGACTTCGCCGACGCCGCCCGCGAGGTGCACGCCCAGGACGGGCTCGTGGGTGTCAACCATCCCTTCAGCGGCCGCCAGGCGTGGCGCAGGGACGACCACACCTGGGACGACGTCGACCTCCTGGAGATCGACAACTTCGGTCAGGGCGCCAACAACGACGCGGCCGTCGGGCTGTGGGACCGGCTGCTCGGCGCCGGGCACCGCATCACCGGCGTCGCCGGCACCGACTGCCACCACCCCCAGAAGCCCGAACACCGGCTCGGCCAAGTCACCACCGTCGTACGGGCGGAGCGCAGCCGCGAGGGCATCCTCGGCGCGCTGCGGGCGGGCGAGGCGTACGTGTCCCGCGGGGCCGGGCTGCGGTTGTCCGCCCGTAGCGACTCCGGCGAGTGCACGATGGGTGGGACCGTGGCCGTGTCACCGGGCGGGGCCGTCCATCTCGACGTAGAGGTCGACACGTCGCGGCCCGCCGTCCTGTTCATCCTGCGGGGCGGGCTGCTCTGGCACATGGAACCAGTGGAGGCCGGAGGGCCCGCGCGCATCCGTGTGAGCGACCCGCGCCCGCTCCCCGGCCACTACCGCGCCGAGCTGCACGCCTCCAGCGACGACCCCTACTTCTGGGCCTCGTGCAATCGCTCGCACGCCTCCTCTCTCGCCGTCTCCAACCCCGTGTGGGTCGCCGCCACGACCCGGCGGGAAGCAGAAAGGCACTCCGCATGAGATCTGTACGTGTCTGTGTCCTCGCCGTCACCGCGCTCGCCCTCACCGCATGCAGTTCCGTCGTTGGCGGGCAGAAGTCCGGTGACAGCAAGGGACTTGTCGTCTACACCTCCTCCGGGCCCGAGGTGACGGCCCCCATCGTGAAGGCCTTCGAGAAGGCCCACCCGGACATCAAGGTGACGCTCACCGCGATCTCCGGTACCGGCCCCCTGATGAGCCGTATCCAGGGCGAGAAGGCCAACCCCCTCGGTGACGTCGCGTGGGGTGGATCCATCGAGAACTACAAGGCCGTCGCGGGCAAGGGGATCTGGGCACCGGCCGAACTCGGCCAGGACAAGCACATGGTGGCCACCGACCCCAAGCACCAGTGGCACGCCACCGATCTGCTCTACCAGGCCATCGCGGTCAACACCGACCGCGTCAAGAACCCGGCCGACTACCCGAAGACGATGAAGGACCTCGCCGACCCGAAGTGGAAGAAGGAGGGCGGCATCGGCTTCGCCAACCCCCGTTCCTCCGGGACCGGTTACTCGGTTCTCGCTGCCATGGTGAGCAAGTACGGCTGGGACTACGTCGACAGGTTCCTCCCCAACGCCAAGGTCACCGACAGCAGTGACGCCATGTTCAAGGGCGTACGCAATGGCGAGTTCCCGGTGGCCTTCATCAATGAGGACCTGGGAAATGCCTGGGTGAAGGCCAAGGCGCCGCTCAAGCTGGTCTATCCGACCGACGTGGTCTCCAACCAGATCGGCGCCGCGGCCGTCATCAAGGACGCGCCCCACACCGCGAACGCGAAGACCTTCGTCGACTACCTCATGTCCGCCAAGGGACAGCAGGTCATGAGTGACGCCGTCGGGCGCCGCTCGGCCCGCACCGACCTGCCCGCCCCGTCCGGACTCGCCGAGGGCAAGAGCCTCCATCTGGCCAAGTCGCCCGAGGAGTTCGTGAGCGAACAGCCGAAGGTACTCGACACGTTCGACGCCGCGTCGGGCGCCAAGTAGCGGCGGGCCCCGGAACGTCACATGACCACGACCGACACCCCGCCCGAGGCGAAGACGGGAACCGCTGCCCGGCGGCCCCGCAGACGGCCCGGCATCTGGGTCCTCATCGCCGTCCTGCTCACCTTGCTGCTGCTCGCCATCGTCGTGCTGCCCCAACTGCGCATCGTCACAGCGGCGTTCAGTGACGGCCACGGCGGGGCGACCCTCGCGCACTTCGCGGAGTTCTTCACCACCGCCCGCTTCACCGAGGCCCTGTGGCACTCGGTGCTGGTGTCCCTCGTCGCCGGACTGCTGTCGTGCCTGGTGGGGATCCCGGCGGCGTATCTGCTCGCCCAGTACGACCTGCCGCGGCGCAGCCTCTTCCTCACCCTCGCGACGATGGCGACCGTCTCGCCACCGTTCCTCGGCGCCTACGCCTGGGTCATGCTGCTGGGGCGCGGCGGCATCCTCACCGATGTCGTCCCGCTGCCGTTCGACACCATCATCGGGCCGGGCGGCATCATCTGGGTGACCATCTGGGCCACCCAGTCGATGACGTTCCTGATCGCCTACGACACCTTCCGGTCCATCGACCCGAGCCTCGACGAGGCCGCCGCGAGCGTGGGCAGCAACCCGTGGCGCACCCGGCTGCGCATCGTCCTGCCGCTCTCCGTTCCGGCCCTCGTCACCGGCTTCTACACGGCCGCGATGAAGATCTTCGCGGACTTCGGCACCCCGCTCATCATCGGCGGCGGCTACCGCATGCTCCCGGTGCAGGTCTACAACGAGTTCCTGAGCGAGGTCAGCACCAACCCCGCCCTCGCCTCCTCCGCGAGCCTCGTCATGCTCACGGTCGCCGGAGCCACCCTCGCCGTGCAGCAGTGGGCACTGCGGCGCAGGACCTACGCGTCGGTGGGCGTGCGGACCCGGCCGCTGCAGCCGGTCGGCCGGGCCCAGAAGTACCTCATGACCGGCTGGCTCTGCCTGATCTTCTTCGTCTCCTTCGTGCCCCACCTCGTCGTCATCGGGACCAGCTTCCTGACCTGGCAGACCGGCATCCTGACCTGGACGCCCACCCTCGCCAACTACCGGCAGCTGTTCGCCGAGGACCTGGGCACCATCCTCACCAGCTTCGTCCTCGCCGGCATCGGATGCGTGCTGTGCATCCTCGTCGGCGTCCTCACCGCCTACATCACGGTGCGCCGCCGCTACCGGGTCCTCGCCCCGGCGCTCAACATCATGGTGATGATCCCGTACATCCTGCCGGGCACCGTCCTCGCCATCGGCCTCATCCTCAGCTTCAACAGCGCGCCGCTCATCCTCACCGGGACGGCGACCATCATCGTGCTCGCCTATCTGACCCGACGCCTGCCGTACTTCATGAAGTCCGTCGAGGCCGCCATGACCCAGGTGCACCCGGCCCTCGAAGAAGCCGCGATCAGTGTCGGCGCCAAGCCCCTGCGGGCGTTCCGGCAGGCGACGCTCCCCGCGATCCGGCCGGCCGTGGTCTCCGGCGGCACCGTCGCCTTCCTCCAGATGATCACCGAACTGAGCGCCACGATCATGGTCTACGCGGTCCCCTTCGTCACGATGACCGTCGTGATCTTCAACAACGCGGTGCAGCCCGGCAGCCCGTTCGGTGTCGCCTCCGCGATGACCGTCGTCCTGATGGTCAGCGTCTACGTGCCCCTGTACTTCGTCCGGCGCCGCTTCTCCGACCTCAGAACCTCGTGACGGGACTCCACCCAACATGGCCACAGACCTGCCCGCTTCCGTCGCCTCCGTGGGCGTCACCATCTCCGGTGTCCGCAAGCAGTTCCCCAAGCACCTGGCGCTGGACGGCATCGACCTGTCCGTCCCCGCCGGGTCCTTCACCACCCTGCTCGGGCCCTCCGGCTGCGGGAAGACCACGCTGCTGCGCATCCTCGCCGGGTTCGAGACGGCGACCAGCGGTACGGTGAGCTTCGGGGACCGCGACGTGGCGACCGTCCCGCCCTGGAAGCGAGACGTCGGATTCGTGTTCCAGAACTACGCGCTGTGGCCGCAGATGAGAGTGAGCGAGAATGTCGCGTACGGCCTGAAGCTCCGCAAGCTGGCCAAGGCCGAGATCGCCCGCCGCGTGCACGCGACCCTCGACCAGGTCGGCCTCGCCCAGCGCGCCGACGCCTTCCCCGGCCAGCTCTCCGGCGGCCAGCAGCAACGCGTGGCGATGGCACGGGCGTTGGCGCTGCGCCCGACCGTCCTGCTGCTCGACGAGCCGCTGTCCAACCTCGACGCGAAGATGCGCGTCGACATGCGCCACGAACTGCTCACCCTGCAACGCGAGGCCGGGATCACCGCCGTCTACGTCACCCATGACCAGGAGGAGGCGCTGGAGATGTCCGACGTCGTCGCGGTCATGAACAACGGCCGCATCGAACAGGTCGGTTCGCCCTCCGACATCTACGAGCGTCCCGCGACCTCCTTCGTGGCGTCCTTCGTCGGCCAGGTCACGCTGATCGCGGGACGGCGCACACCGACGGGCTTCGTACCCGACCTGCCGTCCGCCCGGCCGCTCGCCGAGATCGCGGAGCGCGCAGGCGGTCTCGATGACGCGCCCTGCCAACTGGCCCTGCGCCCGGAGGACCTGACCGTGGTCGAGCCCGGGCACGCCGAGTGCCACTGGGAGGGCACCCTCGAGCGCACCACGTACCACGGCAGGGGCCGCACCAGCTCGGTCCGTCTCGCCGACGGCACCCGCTGCCTGGTCGCCCATCGCGCGCCGCTGACGGCCCGCCCCGGGGACACGGTCGGAATCCGCGCGCTCGGGGGCTGCCTCGTCCCGCTCGACCGCCCCGTCAGCCCGGTTCCGGCGCAGGGCGCAGCTGCCGCAGCCACCTCTCCGTCCGGGTGAGGTGCGCGCCCGCCGCCGCTGCCGCCGCGGTGGGGTCGTGGGCGGCGAGCGCGTCGATGAGCGCCTCGTGGCCCTGGTCGCTCGCGGCACGGACCGCCGTGCCCTGCGCGGAGCCGTACACGTTGTAGTGGCGGCCCCGGGAGCGCAGGACGCCGGCGAGCGCGGCCAGGGTCTCGTTGCCGGAGGCCGCGCAGATCGTGGTGTGGAACTCGTGGTCCAGGTCGTGGAGTTCCTGCTCGTCCTCGGTCGCGCTCAGGCGCTCCTGCAGCTCCCGCAGCCGCGCGACCACCTTCCCGTCGGCGCGGGCCGCCGCCAGCGCGGCCGCCTGGCACTCCACGGCGCGCCGGGTGTCGAAGAGTTCCAGGATGCCGTCGAGGGGGAGCACGTCGACCATCGCGGCGAAGCCCGCCAGCATGTGCGCCGGACGCAGCGCGGAGACGAACGTGCCCGCGCCGTGCCGGGGTTCGAGCATCCCGAGCGCCGCGAGCGAGCGTACGGCCTCGCGCAGCGAGCCGCGTGACACCCCGAGCCGGGCGCACAGGTCGGGCTCCGGCGGCAGCTGCGCGCCCGCAGCCAGCTCACCGCTCGCGATCATCGCCCGCAGTCCCGCTGCCGCCGTGTCGGTGGCCGTCATCGTCCTGCCCCCTTTGTCCTCGCGTCTTGTCCTCGTGTCGTCCGAGGAGTCATCCGATGAATCTGGCAGGTGGTTGTGAGGAAGATTTTCAGGATTCCCAACCACCCCTGTTCAGCGGGCAATTTACCGCCTACGGTCCTGCGAGTACGACCCGACCGGACACAGTCATCGGATGACTCGCGGAGTGACATGTCTTCCCACCCCCTCGACGCCTGGGCGCTCGACCCCGACGTACGCCACCTCAACCACGGCTCCTTCGGCGCCGTGCCCCGCGTCACCCTCGACGAGCTGCGAGCACTGCGCACGGAGATGGAGACCAACCCGTGCCGCTGGTTCCGCGGACTCCCGGAGCGCGTGGCGCGGGCCCGCACCGACATCGCCCGGTATCTGCGCGTCGCCCCGGACACCCTCGCGCTCGTGCCCAACGCCAGCGCCGGGATCAGTACGGTCTTGAGCTCGCTCGAACTGCCGCCCGGCAGTGAGGTGTTGCTCACGGACCACTCCTACGGCGCCGTCACCATGGGAGTGACACGGGCCGCCGAGCGCGCGGGCGCGCGCGTACGGACCCTGCACATCCCACTCGACGCGACACCCGCGCAGATCGCCGCGCTCTTCGCCGATGCCCTCGGTGACACCGGCGCGCCGACCTCCCTCGTGGTCGTCGACCAGATCACCTCGGCCACCGCCCGCCTCTTCCCTGTCGCCGACATCGTCGCGCACGCCCACGCGGCAGGAGCCCTCGTGCTCGTCGACGGGGCGCACGCGCCGGGCATGCTCGCCGACCCCCTCGCCGACGCGGGCGAGGCCGACTTCTGGGTGGGCAACCTGCACAAGTGGCCCTGCGCGCCCCGCGGCACGGCCGCCCTCGTGTCGCGCGGCGACCGGGCGCAGCGCCTGCACCCGTTGACCGACTCCTGGGGCGCCCCCTACCCGTTCCCCGAGCGCTTCGACCAGCAGGGCACGGTGGACCTCACCCCCTGGCTCGCGGCGCCGCGCTCCCTGGACTTCATCGAGGAGCGGTTCGGCTGGGACGCCGCGCGCCGGGACATGGCCGAACTGGCGGGGGAGGCCCAGCAGTTGCTCGCGGACGCCCTGGGCGTGGACACCGGCCCGGTCGGCGGCAGCCCCGCCCCGGCCATGCGCCTCGTTCCGCTGCCCGACGGTGCGGCGTCGGACCAGGACGCCGCGCACGCGCTGGGACGCCACCTCGCCGACACGATCGGCTGCGAGACGGCCGTCACGACCTGGAACGGCCGCGGCTTCCTCCGCCTGTCCGCACACCTCTACAACGACCGCAAGGACTACGCGTACCTGGCCGACCAGCTGCCGACGGCACTGGCCGCGACCGCCTCGTAACCCACGTCCGTACCCGAAGGGCCAGTCAGCGTGCGCACCAAATCCATCGAGGCGACCCTGCGGGACGCCGAACGTCCCACGACCCGGCTCACCCGCACCCTGGGGCCGCTCCAGCTCACCATGATGGGCATCGGGGTCACGATCGGCGCGGGCATCTTCGTGCTCACCGGCACCGCGGCCGCCAACTACGCGGGTCCCGCCATCGCCCTGTCCTATCTGCTCGGCGCGCTCGCCTCCGCCCTGGTGGCGCTCTGCTACATGGAGTTCGCCTCCACCGTGCCGGTCGCGGGCAGCGCGTACACCTTCGCGTATGTCTCGCTCGGTGAGCTGGTGGCGTGGCTGATCGGCTGGGACCTGATCCTCGACATGACGATGGGTGCGGGGGCGGTGGCCAGTGGGTGGGCGCAGTACGTCGCCGACTTCCTCGCCACGTTCGGTGTGCACCTTCCGTCGTCGATCGTCGGGCCCGACGCGGTGGTCAACGTGCCGGCCGTCCTGATCATCCTCGTCCTCACCGCGATCCTGGCCTCCGGCGTCCGCACGACCGCCCGCGTGAACACGGTCATGACGCTGGTCAAACTTGTCGCGATCGTCGTGTTCCTGTGTGTCGGCGTGTTCCACATCGATGTCGCCAACTGGTCGCCCTTCATCCCCGATTCGCGCCCGCCGGGCGGTGACGGCGACTTCTGGGAGCAGCCGCTGCTGGGCTGGGCCGGCATCAGCACCAACGCCACGTTCGGCTTCGCGGGCATCCTCACCGGCGGGGCGATCGTCTTCGGCGCGTATTCCGGTTTCGACATCATGGCCAGCAACGCGGAGGAGGCCAAGCGGCCCCAACGCACGCTCCCCATCGCGCTGATGGCGACCGTGGCGGTGTGCGCCACCCTGTATGTCGCGGTGGCCCTCGTCATCACCGGCATGCGCGCGTACCCGCACCTGAACACGGGCGCCCCGGTGACGGCCGCTCTCGCCTCCGTCGGCGCGGACTGGGCGGTGCGGGTCGTCGGCATCGGCGCCATCTGCGGGCTCACCACCGTCGTCATGATCATGCTGCTCGGGCAGAGCCGGGTCTTCCTCGCGATGAGCCGCGACCGACTGCTGCCCGAGTGGTTCTCCCACGTCCACCCGGCCACGCGCAGCCCGCGCCGCATCACGTGGACGCTGGGCCTGATGGTCGCCTTCATGACGGCGGTCCTGCCCATCCAGGACCTCGCTGAACTCGGCAACATCGGCATGCTGACGTCGTTCGTGGTCGTCTGCGTCGGCGTGATGTACCTGCGCCGCACCCGCCCCGACCTGCCGCGCGGCTTCCGTACGCCGTGGGTCCCGGTCGTCCCCGTCGTGGCACTGCTCCTGTGCGTGGTCCTCGTCGGCAGCCTGCCGCTGATCACCTGGGTGCGGTTCCTGGTGTGGATGGTGGTGGGCCTGGTGATCTACGGGGTGTGGGGGCGCCGCAACAGCCGTGTCGCCTCGGGGGAGTTGTCGGACGAGGCGGTGGCGCGGTCCCCGGAGCCCGAGGAGACCCTGCGCACGTAGCCGTAGCTGTAGCTGTAGCTGTAGCCGTAGCCGTAGCTGTAGCAGCCGTCCGCCACCAGAGCCGGACATGCCGCCCGTTCCTCGCGCGCCATGTCCGGCTCTGGTGTGTCGCCGCGCGCCACCGCCGCCGACACCTCGTCACTTTGCGTGGGAACACTCACGCCATAGTTGCTGACACCCCGTCACTTTCCGCGGGAACACCACGTCACACCCCCACCCAAAGATTCGCCCTGACGCGCCCATTGACGCCCCGCTCGTGCACACGCCATGCTCCCGGCATCGCGTGTTATCGATAACACGATCTTGAGTCCGCCTGAGGGAGCCGCCCCATGACAGGCCGTCAGCCGTCCATCGGTCCAGCTCTTCCGGCCGCAAGGCCCGGCAGACGCGCCCTGCTGCGGGCGGCTGCCGCCGGTGCCGTGGCCACCGCGTCGGCGCCGCTCCTCTCGGCGTGCGGCACCGCCGCCGGGCAGCCTCCCGGCGAGGTGGCCCTGCACGGGGACAACCAGACGTGGGCGCCGCCGATCAAGGCGGCGGGGGAGGCGATGCGCAAGGTCGACGGCATCGGGCTCGTGCCCGAGGTCATCCCGTCCCTGGAGTCCTTCGAGCAGGTCGTCAAGTCCTCGCTGCGCACCAACAAGACACCGGACATGCTCAAGTACTGGTCCGGCTACCGGCTCCAGGACCTCGCCCGCACCGGCGGCATCGAGGACCTGTCGGACCACTGGGCGGGCGCCGTCCGCAAGGGCTGGGCCGACCCGGCGCTGCGGTCCGCGCTCAGTTACCGCGGCCGCGTCTACGGACTGCCGATGAACCTCGCCTACTACGTCTTCTTCTACAACCCGGAGGTCTTCCGGGCCAACGGCCTGAAGAAGCCGGAGACCTGGGACGACTTCCTGCACACCGCCGACCGCCTCAAGCGCGCGGGCATCACGCCGCTGCACGCGACGACGGCCGGCCGGTGGCCCGCGTTCATCTGGTTCCAGGAGATCCTCACCCGGCAGAACCCGCAGTTCTACGACGACCTGATGAACGGCCGCGCCCGCTACACCGACGGGCCCGCCCAACAGGCCATGCGCACCATCGCCTCCTTCGCCGACAAGGACTGGTTCACGTCACTGGACATGGACCACTCCATGGCCGCCGCGCGTGTGGTGCACGGCAAGGTCGGCATGGTGGCCTGCGGGTCCTGGCTCGGCGGGACCTTCGCCGGGGTCGGCGGCAAGCCCGGCAAGAACGTCGACGCGTTCGTGCTGCCGATGCAGAACACCCGCGTCCGCCCCGCCGTGGTCTTCGAGACCAGCGCCCTGGTGTGCACGGTCCGCGGACCCGACCGCGCGGAGGCGTTGCGGGCGGCGGGCGCGTGGACACACCCCCGGGTCATGAAGGCCTTCTCGCATGCCCTGCAGGACGGCTGCCCCAACCCGGCCGTCCCGCCCGCGAACGTGATGATCGACGGTGTCACCCGGACCGTACGCGAGACGAAGGCCCGCAAGATCAACCGCTTCTGGGAGCTGGGCCCGCCCGAACTCGTCGAGTCGACCGTCGACGACCTCGCCGCCGCCCTGATCGACCCGTCCTCGTACCGGTCGGTGCTGCGCACGATGCAGGGCCGCGCCGACGAGGCATGGCCGGTGTGGCGGGAGGCGGAGAAGGCATGACCGAGACCGTGCGTACGACCGCACCCGTCGAAGCCGCCAAGGTGACACCGCCCCGGCGCCGGATCCCCACCCGCACACCCCACCAGGCGGGTGGCGGACGGAAGGGCACGGGCCGGCTCGGTGGCCCGCTCGCCGGGGTCCCGTGGGCGCTGCCCGCCCTGCTGTTCGTGGGTGTGCTCCTCGTGTACCCGTTCCTGCGCAGCATCTACGGCAGCTTCTTCGAGGACAACGGCTTCACCAGCCACTACACCGGACTCGACAACTTCACGCGGCTCGCCGACGACCCCATCTTCGGCCGCTCGCTGCTCAACACCCTGATGTGGGTGGTGGGCACCCTGCTGCTCCCGGTCCTGGCGGGACTCGCCATCGCCGTGGCCACACACCGGATGCGCTTCGGGCTGATCGCGCAGTCCGTCATCGTGCTGCCGTACGCGGTCTCGGGCGCCGCGACCGCCGTGCTGTGGAAGTTCATCCTCACCTCGGAGGGCTCCCTCAACCAGGTCCTCGAC
Protein-coding sequences here:
- a CDS encoding CehA/McbA family metallohydrolase → MSSRRVLRETRTIDPASITEQYLDRVLALPEGAGTLRVELDFEKVTDCFQLYAAALDPDGFLRGHVQCPGDPGPRRLAFEVREERADLGCHAGPLPAGEWTIRIDLDRFTQGGSYELRVYVDDADAGAVTPVRRTRGERAAPASAPQAPATWLRGELHSHSLHSDGSADPHALLDAARAAGLDFLAVSDHFTSSHWAELARLEEQGAADGLVLLRSIELTSHFGHANLHGLSRWPGTYVDAEGWDFADAAREVHAQDGLVGVNHPFSGRQAWRRDDHTWDDVDLLEIDNFGQGANNDAAVGLWDRLLGAGHRITGVAGTDCHHPQKPEHRLGQVTTVVRAERSREGILGALRAGEAYVSRGAGLRLSARSDSGECTMGGTVAVSPGGAVHLDVEVDTSRPAVLFILRGGLLWHMEPVEAGGPARIRVSDPRPLPGHYRAELHASSDDPYFWASCNRSHASSLAVSNPVWVAATTRREAERHSA
- a CDS encoding ABC transporter ATP-binding protein: MATDLPASVASVGVTISGVRKQFPKHLALDGIDLSVPAGSFTTLLGPSGCGKTTLLRILAGFETATSGTVSFGDRDVATVPPWKRDVGFVFQNYALWPQMRVSENVAYGLKLRKLAKAEIARRVHATLDQVGLAQRADAFPGQLSGGQQQRVAMARALALRPTVLLLDEPLSNLDAKMRVDMRHELLTLQREAGITAVYVTHDQEEALEMSDVVAVMNNGRIEQVGSPSDIYERPATSFVASFVGQVTLIAGRRTPTGFVPDLPSARPLAEIAERAGGLDDAPCQLALRPEDLTVVEPGHAECHWEGTLERTTYHGRGRTSSVRLADGTRCLVAHRAPLTARPGDTVGIRALGGCLVPLDRPVSPVPAQGAAAAATSPSG
- a CDS encoding aminotransferase class V-fold PLP-dependent enzyme; its protein translation is MSSHPLDAWALDPDVRHLNHGSFGAVPRVTLDELRALRTEMETNPCRWFRGLPERVARARTDIARYLRVAPDTLALVPNASAGISTVLSSLELPPGSEVLLTDHSYGAVTMGVTRAAERAGARVRTLHIPLDATPAQIAALFADALGDTGAPTSLVVVDQITSATARLFPVADIVAHAHAAGALVLVDGAHAPGMLADPLADAGEADFWVGNLHKWPCAPRGTAALVSRGDRAQRLHPLTDSWGAPYPFPERFDQQGTVDLTPWLAAPRSLDFIEERFGWDAARRDMAELAGEAQQLLADALGVDTGPVGGSPAPAMRLVPLPDGAASDQDAAHALGRHLADTIGCETAVTTWNGRGFLRLSAHLYNDRKDYAYLADQLPTALAATAS
- a CDS encoding APC family permease: MRTKSIEATLRDAERPTTRLTRTLGPLQLTMMGIGVTIGAGIFVLTGTAAANYAGPAIALSYLLGALASALVALCYMEFASTVPVAGSAYTFAYVSLGELVAWLIGWDLILDMTMGAGAVASGWAQYVADFLATFGVHLPSSIVGPDAVVNVPAVLIILVLTAILASGVRTTARVNTVMTLVKLVAIVVFLCVGVFHIDVANWSPFIPDSRPPGGDGDFWEQPLLGWAGISTNATFGFAGILTGGAIVFGAYSGFDIMASNAEEAKRPQRTLPIALMATVAVCATLYVAVALVITGMRAYPHLNTGAPVTAALASVGADWAVRVVGIGAICGLTTVVMIMLLGQSRVFLAMSRDRLLPEWFSHVHPATRSPRRITWTLGLMVAFMTAVLPIQDLAELGNIGMLTSFVVVCVGVMYLRRTRPDLPRGFRTPWVPVVPVVALLLCVVLVGSLPLITWVRFLVWMVVGLVIYGVWGRRNSRVASGELSDEAVARSPEPEETLRT
- a CDS encoding FadR/GntR family transcriptional regulator; this translates as MTATDTAAAGLRAMIASGELAAGAQLPPEPDLCARLGVSRGSLREAVRSLAALGMLEPRHGAGTFVSALRPAHMLAGFAAMVDVLPLDGILELFDTRRAVECQAAALAAARADGKVVARLRELQERLSATEDEQELHDLDHEFHTTICAASGNETLAALAGVLRSRGRHYNVYGSAQGTAVRAASDQGHEALIDALAAHDPTAAAAAAGAHLTRTERWLRQLRPAPEPG
- a CDS encoding ABC transporter permease is translated as MTTTDTPPEAKTGTAARRPRRRPGIWVLIAVLLTLLLLAIVVLPQLRIVTAAFSDGHGGATLAHFAEFFTTARFTEALWHSVLVSLVAGLLSCLVGIPAAYLLAQYDLPRRSLFLTLATMATVSPPFLGAYAWVMLLGRGGILTDVVPLPFDTIIGPGGIIWVTIWATQSMTFLIAYDTFRSIDPSLDEAAASVGSNPWRTRLRIVLPLSVPALVTGFYTAAMKIFADFGTPLIIGGGYRMLPVQVYNEFLSEVSTNPALASSASLVMLTVAGATLAVQQWALRRRTYASVGVRTRPLQPVGRAQKYLMTGWLCLIFFVSFVPHLVVIGTSFLTWQTGILTWTPTLANYRQLFAEDLGTILTSFVLAGIGCVLCILVGVLTAYITVRRRYRVLAPALNIMVMIPYILPGTVLAIGLILSFNSAPLILTGTATIIVLAYLTRRLPYFMKSVEAAMTQVHPALEEAAISVGAKPLRAFRQATLPAIRPAVVSGGTVAFLQMITELSATIMVYAVPFVTMTVVIFNNAVQPGSPFGVASAMTVVLMVSVYVPLYFVRRRFSDLRTS
- a CDS encoding ABC transporter substrate-binding protein, which encodes MTGRQPSIGPALPAARPGRRALLRAAAAGAVATASAPLLSACGTAAGQPPGEVALHGDNQTWAPPIKAAGEAMRKVDGIGLVPEVIPSLESFEQVVKSSLRTNKTPDMLKYWSGYRLQDLARTGGIEDLSDHWAGAVRKGWADPALRSALSYRGRVYGLPMNLAYYVFFYNPEVFRANGLKKPETWDDFLHTADRLKRAGITPLHATTAGRWPAFIWFQEILTRQNPQFYDDLMNGRARYTDGPAQQAMRTIASFADKDWFTSLDMDHSMAAARVVHGKVGMVACGSWLGGTFAGVGGKPGKNVDAFVLPMQNTRVRPAVVFETSALVCTVRGPDRAEALRAAGAWTHPRVMKAFSHALQDGCPNPAVPPANVMIDGVTRTVRETKARKINRFWELGPPELVESTVDDLAAALIDPSSYRSVLRTMQGRADEAWPVWREAEKA
- a CDS encoding carbohydrate ABC transporter permease; translated protein: MTETVRTTAPVEAAKVTPPRRRIPTRTPHQAGGGRKGTGRLGGPLAGVPWALPALLFVGVLLVYPFLRSIYGSFFEDNGFTSHYTGLDNFTRLADDPIFGRSLLNTLMWVVGTLLLPVLAGLAIAVATHRMRFGLIAQSVIVLPYAVSGAATAVLWKFILTSEGSLNQVLDAIGLGSLAQPWLLEWPQNTLSMIVASTWQATGLNVVLFAIGLRAIPRETIEAAELDGARGWRMFRHITLPQLRSVTVVVVGMAIVNSLKAFDMIWVLTQGGPARSSETLALTMYREAFRLFHIGYGSAIALVLSVIVVASSWLYLRRQLPETSPR
- a CDS encoding extracellular solute-binding protein; this translates as MRSVRVCVLAVTALALTACSSVVGGQKSGDSKGLVVYTSSGPEVTAPIVKAFEKAHPDIKVTLTAISGTGPLMSRIQGEKANPLGDVAWGGSIENYKAVAGKGIWAPAELGQDKHMVATDPKHQWHATDLLYQAIAVNTDRVKNPADYPKTMKDLADPKWKKEGGIGFANPRSSGTGYSVLAAMVSKYGWDYVDRFLPNAKVTDSSDAMFKGVRNGEFPVAFINEDLGNAWVKAKAPLKLVYPTDVVSNQIGAAAVIKDAPHTANAKTFVDYLMSAKGQQVMSDAVGRRSARTDLPAPSGLAEGKSLHLAKSPEEFVSEQPKVLDTFDAASGAK